A genome region from Pseudomonas pergaminensis includes the following:
- the minE gene encoding cell division topological specificity factor MinE, with amino-acid sequence MKFLDFFRANKKPSTASVAKERLQIIVAHERGQRSTPDYLPALQKELVEVIRKYVNIGNDDVHVALENDGSCSILELNITLPDR; translated from the coding sequence ATGAAATTTCTCGACTTCTTTCGCGCCAACAAAAAGCCAAGTACCGCGTCGGTAGCGAAAGAGCGTCTACAGATCATCGTGGCGCACGAACGCGGCCAACGCAGCACGCCGGACTACCTGCCAGCCTTGCAGAAGGAACTGGTCGAGGTGATCCGCAAGTACGTCAATATCGGCAACGATGACGTGCATGTCGCCCTGGAAAATGACGGCAGCTGCTCGATTCTGGAACTCAATATCACCCTGCCTGATCGTTGA
- a CDS encoding RluA family pseudouridine synthase — MPLSTIHILYQDDAVLVVNKPTLLLSVPGRADDNKDCLITRLQENGYPEARIVHRLDWETSGIILLARDADTHRELSRQFHDRETEKAYTALAWGQPELDSGSIDLPLRYDPPTKPRHVVDHEFGKHALTFWKVLERCGDWCRVELTPITGRSHQLRVHMLSIGHPLLGDGLYAHEQALAAWPRLCLHASMLSFTHPQSGERLRFECPAPF, encoded by the coding sequence ATGCCGTTGTCCACTATCCATATCCTCTATCAGGACGACGCTGTCCTGGTGGTGAACAAGCCCACCCTGCTGCTCTCGGTGCCTGGCCGCGCCGATGACAACAAGGATTGCCTGATCACCCGCCTGCAGGAAAACGGCTACCCCGAAGCCCGCATCGTCCATCGCCTGGACTGGGAAACCTCTGGGATCATCCTGCTGGCCCGGGACGCCGACACCCACCGCGAATTGTCCCGCCAGTTTCACGACCGTGAAACCGAAAAGGCTTACACCGCCCTGGCCTGGGGCCAACCGGAACTGGACAGCGGCAGCATCGACCTGCCCCTGCGCTACGACCCGCCGACCAAGCCTCGCCATGTGGTCGACCATGAATTCGGCAAGCATGCGCTGACCTTCTGGAAGGTGTTGGAACGGTGTGGCGACTGGTGCCGCGTCGAGCTGACGCCGATCACCGGGCGCTCGCATCAGTTGCGCGTGCACATGCTCTCGATCGGCCACCCGCTGTTGGGTGATGGCCTGTATGCCCATGAGCAGGCCCTGGCCGCCTGGCCGCGCCTGTGCCTGCACGCCAGCATGCTGAGCTTCACCCACCCGCAAAGTGGCGAGCGTTTGCGCTTCGAGTGCCCCGCCCCTTTTTAA
- a CDS encoding M18 family aminopeptidase: MREALNQGLIDFLKASPTPFHATAALAQRLEAAGYQRLDERETWTTEANGRYYVTRNDSSIIAFKLGRHSPLQGGIRLVGAHTDSPCLRVKPQPELQRQGFWQLGVEVYGGALLAPWFDRDLSLAGRVTFRRDGKVESQLIDFKLPIAIIPNLAIHLNREANQGWAINAQTELPPILAQFAGDERVDFRAVLTEQLAREHGLNADVVLDYELSFYDTQSAAVIGLNGDFIAGARLDNLLSCYAGLQALLTSDSEETCVLVCNDHEEVGSCSACGADGPMLEQTLRRLLPEGDEFVRTIQKSLLVSADNAHGVHPNYAEKHDANHGPKLNAGPVIKVNSNQRYATNSETAGFFRHLCMAQEVPVQSFVVRSDMGCGSTIGPITASHLGVRTVDIGLPTFAMHSIRELCGSHDLAHLVKVLGAFYASHDLP, translated from the coding sequence ATGCGCGAAGCGTTGAATCAAGGCCTGATCGACTTCCTCAAGGCCTCCCCTACTCCTTTTCATGCCACTGCTGCCCTGGCCCAGCGCCTGGAAGCGGCCGGCTACCAGCGTCTCGACGAGCGCGAAACCTGGACCACCGAGGCCAACGGGCGCTATTACGTCACCCGTAACGATTCCTCGATCATCGCCTTCAAGCTCGGCCGTCATTCGCCGCTGCAAGGCGGTATCCGCCTGGTCGGCGCCCACACCGACAGCCCGTGCCTGCGGGTCAAGCCCCAGCCTGAACTGCAACGCCAGGGCTTCTGGCAGTTGGGCGTGGAAGTCTACGGCGGCGCGCTGCTGGCGCCGTGGTTCGACCGCGACCTGTCCCTGGCCGGCCGCGTCACTTTCCGCCGCGATGGCAAGGTCGAAAGCCAGCTGATCGATTTCAAGCTGCCGATTGCCATCATCCCCAACCTGGCCATTCACCTGAACCGTGAAGCCAACCAGGGTTGGGCGATCAATGCCCAGACCGAGCTGCCGCCGATCCTCGCGCAATTTGCCGGTGACGAGCGCGTGGACTTCCGCGCCGTGCTCACCGAGCAGCTTGCGCGGGAACATGGCTTGAACGCCGATGTGGTGCTCGACTACGAGCTGAGCTTCTACGACACGCAAAGCGCTGCGGTCATCGGCCTGAACGGCGACTTCATCGCTGGCGCACGCCTGGATAACCTGCTGTCGTGCTACGCGGGCCTGCAAGCCCTGCTCACCAGCGACAGCGAAGAAACCTGCGTGCTGGTGTGCAACGACCACGAAGAGGTCGGCTCCTGCTCGGCGTGCGGCGCCGATGGCCCGATGCTCGAGCAGACCCTGCGCCGCCTGCTGCCGGAAGGTGATGAATTCGTACGCACCATTCAGAAATCCCTGTTGGTATCGGCCGACAACGCCCACGGCGTGCACCCGAACTACGCCGAGAAGCACGACGCCAACCACGGTCCCAAGCTCAATGCCGGCCCGGTGATCAAGGTCAACAGCAATCAGCGCTACGCCACCAACAGCGAAACCGCCGGGTTCTTCCGCCACCTGTGCATGGCTCAGGAAGTGCCGGTGCAGAGCTTCGTGGTGCGCAGCGACATGGGTTGCGGCTCCACCATCGGCCCGATCACCGCCAGCCACCTGGGCGTGCGCACCGTGGACATCGGCCTGCCGACGTTTGCCATGCACTCCATTCGCGAACTGTGCGGCAGCCATGACCTGGCGCATCTGGTCAAGGTGTTGGGTGCGTTTTATGCAAGCCACGACCTGCCCTGA